A portion of the Kineosporia corallincola genome contains these proteins:
- the otsB gene encoding trehalose-phosphatase — protein MRTEDLTRKADPVSQEQPEPNKQPDHRSDLVVVANRLPVDRRENPDGTTTWKPSPGGLVSALEPVMQRNAGAWVGWTGAPGDAPDPFEARGIQLIPVELSKDDVEDYYEGMSNGTLWPLYHDVIAQPQFHRHWWEAYVRVNRRFAQQAAESAAENALVWVQDYQLQLVPQMLRAARPDLRIAFFNHIPFPPYEIFAQLPWRRQVLDGLLGADQLGFQRPADANNFLRACRRNGLATRRGLVHLPAEPRFGSADHHPPREVRAAAFPISIDAELIDALGRKPEIQERAREIRRELGDPKVVLLGVDRLDYTKGILHRLKAVEELFAEEVLTPPDAVLVQVATPSRDRVEEYEKMKRDVEVTVGRINGDYGQLGQPAVHYLHQSQDREELAALYLAADVMLVTALRDGMNLVAKEYVATRFDEQGALVLSEFAGAAIELPQAFLVNPHDIDGVKAAIVRAVQLSPREATRRMRAMRRRVFEFDVARWASTFLKVAASAAAEPAPPSRSNTPPTETIELAAVMAAAAAKAGDPIAAEARAENAATEQVPVAGNVHEERDLDDPEGLEEPGHVLDDPLVTLNNEDRHPPLSLGLVTALEGFAMHPSLLVAMDFDGVLSPIVADPDAARPLPQALQHLNELAKMPGVRVALVSGRTLDDLVRVATPPARALLVGSHGAEFRDPLGDSVATSPLDPAQAGLLAKATAEMEAISARHPGTHVETKPTGVVLHTRRAERPVAAKATQEALDGPASWPGVHLTHGKEVVELSVVSVTKGTALRRLRSITGADAVLYAGDDVTDERAFAVLRAEAGDVSVRVGSGETQAHHRLGGPDEIATMLGLLVDLCGE, from the coding sequence ATGCGGACCGAGGACCTGACCAGGAAGGCCGACCCCGTGTCGCAGGAGCAGCCAGAGCCCAACAAACAGCCTGACCATCGCAGTGATCTCGTGGTGGTCGCGAACCGGCTACCCGTCGACCGCCGGGAGAACCCCGACGGCACGACGACCTGGAAACCCAGCCCAGGCGGCCTGGTATCAGCGCTGGAGCCGGTCATGCAGCGCAACGCCGGAGCCTGGGTCGGCTGGACCGGTGCCCCCGGCGACGCCCCCGACCCGTTCGAGGCGCGCGGCATCCAGCTGATCCCGGTCGAACTCAGCAAGGACGACGTCGAGGACTACTACGAGGGCATGTCGAACGGCACCCTCTGGCCGCTGTACCACGACGTCATCGCCCAGCCCCAGTTCCATCGGCACTGGTGGGAGGCCTACGTCCGGGTCAACCGGCGCTTCGCCCAGCAGGCCGCCGAGAGCGCCGCCGAGAACGCGCTGGTGTGGGTGCAGGACTACCAGTTGCAGCTGGTGCCGCAGATGCTCCGGGCCGCCCGGCCCGACCTGCGCATCGCCTTCTTCAACCACATCCCCTTCCCGCCCTACGAGATCTTCGCCCAGTTGCCCTGGCGGAGGCAGGTTCTCGACGGGCTGCTGGGCGCCGACCAGCTCGGGTTCCAGCGCCCGGCCGACGCCAACAACTTCCTGCGGGCCTGCCGCCGCAACGGCCTGGCCACCCGCCGCGGCCTGGTGCACCTGCCGGCCGAGCCGCGCTTCGGCAGCGCCGACCACCACCCGCCGCGCGAGGTGCGCGCGGCCGCGTTCCCGATCTCGATCGACGCCGAGCTGATTGACGCGCTCGGCCGCAAGCCGGAGATCCAGGAGCGCGCCCGCGAGATCCGCCGCGAGCTGGGCGATCCCAAGGTGGTGCTGCTCGGCGTCGACCGCCTCGACTACACCAAGGGCATCCTGCACCGGCTCAAGGCGGTGGAGGAGCTGTTCGCCGAGGAGGTCCTCACCCCGCCGGACGCGGTGCTGGTCCAGGTCGCGACGCCGAGCCGCGACCGGGTCGAGGAGTACGAGAAGATGAAGCGCGACGTGGAGGTCACGGTCGGGCGCATCAACGGCGACTACGGCCAGCTCGGCCAGCCGGCCGTGCACTACCTGCACCAGTCCCAGGACCGCGAGGAGCTGGCCGCGCTCTACCTGGCCGCCGACGTCATGCTGGTCACCGCCCTGCGCGACGGCATGAACCTGGTGGCCAAGGAGTACGTGGCCACCCGCTTCGACGAGCAGGGCGCGCTGGTGCTCAGCGAGTTCGCCGGTGCCGCCATCGAGCTGCCGCAGGCGTTCCTGGTGAACCCGCACGACATCGACGGCGTGAAGGCCGCGATCGTGCGGGCCGTGCAGCTGTCGCCACGTGAGGCCACCCGGCGCATGCGGGCCATGCGCCGCCGGGTGTTCGAGTTCGACGTCGCCCGCTGGGCCTCCACCTTCCTCAAGGTCGCCGCCTCGGCCGCGGCCGAGCCGGCGCCGCCGAGCCGGTCGAACACGCCGCCGACCGAGACGATCGAGCTGGCGGCCGTGATGGCCGCCGCCGCGGCGAAGGCCGGCGACCCGATCGCCGCCGAGGCCCGGGCCGAGAACGCCGCCACCGAGCAGGTGCCGGTGGCCGGAAACGTCCACGAAGAACGGGATCTGGACGACCCGGAGGGCCTGGAGGAGCCGGGCCACGTGCTCGACGACCCGCTGGTGACGCTGAACAACGAGGACCGGCACCCGCCGCTGTCGCTCGGCCTGGTCACCGCGCTGGAGGGGTTCGCCATGCACCCCTCGCTGCTGGTCGCGATGGACTTCGACGGTGTGCTCTCGCCGATCGTCGCCGACCCGGACGCGGCCCGGCCCCTGCCGCAGGCGTTGCAGCACCTGAACGAGCTGGCCAAGATGCCCGGCGTGCGGGTGGCCCTGGTCTCCGGCCGCACCCTCGACGACCTGGTGCGGGTGGCCACGCCGCCGGCCCGGGCACTGCTGGTGGGCAGTCACGGGGCCGAGTTCCGTGATCCGCTCGGCGACTCCGTGGCCACCTCGCCGCTCGACCCGGCCCAGGCCGGGCTGCTGGCCAAGGCCACCGCCGAGATGGAGGCGATCAGCGCCCGGCATCCCGGCACGCACGTGGAGACCAAGCCGACCGGGGTGGTGCTGCACACTCGCCGGGCCGAGCGCCCGGTGGCCGCCAAGGCCACCCAGGAGGCCCTGGACGGGCCGGCGTCGTGGCCCGGTGTGCACCTCACCCACGGCAAGGAAGTGGTTGAGCTGTCGGTGGTTTCGGTGACCAAGGGCACGGCCCTGCGCCGTCTTCGCTCGATCACCGGGGCCGACGCCGTGCTCTACGCCGGTGACGACGTGACCGACGAGCGGGCCTTCGCGGTGCTGCGTGCGGAGGCCGGCGACGTGTCGGTGCGGGTGGGCAGCGGGGAGACCCAGGCCCATCACCGGCTGGGCGGACCGGACGAGATCGCGACCATGCTCGGTCTGCTGGTGGACCTCTGCGGCGAATAA
- a CDS encoding C40 family peptidase, with the protein MAAALALAVVLVGGSAIGAAADEPVPGQDEVRRAQRATDQARARVDAVQARLKASAQRVEAANVALSEAAEDYDYAQVKLHEAERASQAAQQVADRARERLDGAQEQVGELAAQSYRTGGPLARLDVLLSPEGPDQVLERASMLQVLAGEQQEVVRRADAARVVANGLTAQAAQALERRRAAADELAQAQRVARERAAQAQRALADDTRQKNQLLAELATARRTSVAVERARQEGLRRQAEQRREAAAREAAREAAERQAAERQAAQEPAAGSGTGKTGSGGSGSGNGSSGGSSSGSSSAGGSAVSWARARVGLPYLWGGEGPGSYDCSGLVMKAWARAGVYLPHSSRLQYQQVQHITYGSMRPGDLVFFATDTGNPDSIHHVAMYVGGGQMIEAPYTGAYVRVVPLRSSDAMPYAGRP; encoded by the coding sequence GTGGCGGCGGCACTGGCCCTGGCGGTGGTGCTGGTCGGCGGATCGGCGATCGGCGCGGCGGCGGACGAACCGGTGCCCGGCCAGGACGAGGTGCGCCGGGCGCAGCGCGCGACCGATCAGGCGCGGGCCCGGGTGGACGCCGTGCAGGCCCGGCTGAAGGCCTCCGCCCAGCGCGTCGAGGCCGCGAACGTGGCACTCAGCGAGGCCGCTGAGGACTACGACTACGCACAGGTGAAACTCCATGAGGCGGAACGCGCCTCGCAGGCCGCGCAGCAGGTGGCCGACCGGGCGCGGGAACGCCTGGACGGCGCCCAGGAGCAGGTGGGCGAGCTGGCCGCCCAGAGCTATCGCACCGGCGGCCCGCTGGCCCGGCTCGACGTGCTGCTCTCGCCGGAGGGGCCGGACCAGGTGCTGGAGCGGGCCTCGATGCTCCAGGTGCTGGCCGGGGAGCAGCAGGAGGTGGTGCGCCGGGCCGACGCCGCGCGGGTGGTGGCGAACGGCCTGACCGCCCAGGCCGCGCAGGCCCTGGAGCGGCGCCGGGCGGCCGCCGACGAGCTGGCGCAGGCGCAGCGGGTGGCCCGGGAGCGGGCGGCCCAGGCACAGCGGGCGCTGGCCGACGACACCCGGCAGAAGAACCAGCTCCTGGCCGAACTGGCCACGGCCCGCCGCACCAGCGTGGCGGTCGAGCGGGCCCGGCAGGAAGGGCTGCGCCGGCAGGCCGAGCAGCGGCGTGAGGCGGCGGCCCGGGAGGCCGCGCGGGAGGCCGCCGAACGACAGGCCGCTGAACGACAGGCCGCGCAGGAACCGGCCGCCGGCTCCGGCACGGGTAAAACCGGTTCGGGCGGCAGCGGTTCCGGCAATGGATCGAGCGGCGGATCGAGCAGTGGCAGCAGCTCGGCCGGTGGCTCGGCGGTGTCCTGGGCGCGCGCCCGGGTCGGTCTGCCCTACCTGTGGGGCGGCGAGGGGCCCGGCAGTTACGACTGTTCCGGCCTGGTGATGAAGGCCTGGGCCCGGGCCGGCGTGTACCTGCCGCACTCGTCCCGGTTGCAGTACCAGCAGGTGCAGCACATCACGTACGGCAGCATGCGGCCCGGCGACCTGGTGTTCTTCGCCACCGACACGGGCAACCCGGACTCCATCCACCACGTCGCGATGTATGTCGGCGGTGGCCAGATGATCGAAGCCCCGTACACCGGTGCCTACGTCCGCGTGGTGCCCCTGCGCAGCTCCGACGCGATGCCCTACGCCGGGCGGCCCTGA
- a CDS encoding inorganic diphosphatase, with protein MDFDVTIEIPKGQRNKYEVDHETGRIRLDRMLFTATRYPADYGFIDDTLGEDGDPLDALVLLEEPTFPGCLVKCRAIGMFHMRDEKGGDDKILCIPSGDPRLEVFQELEDVNEFYRLEIQHFFETYKDLEPGKSVEDAAWANKAAAEAEIEKSRQRLIEAKAAGTYH; from the coding sequence GTGGACTTCGACGTCACCATCGAGATTCCCAAGGGACAGCGCAACAAGTACGAGGTCGACCACGAGACCGGACGTATCCGCCTGGACCGCATGCTGTTCACCGCCACGCGCTACCCGGCGGACTACGGCTTCATCGACGACACGCTGGGCGAGGACGGCGACCCGCTGGACGCCCTGGTGCTGCTGGAGGAGCCGACCTTCCCGGGCTGCCTGGTCAAGTGCCGCGCCATCGGCATGTTCCACATGCGCGACGAAAAGGGCGGCGACGACAAGATTCTCTGCATCCCGTCGGGCGACCCCCGCCTGGAGGTCTTCCAGGAGCTGGAAGACGTGAACGAGTTCTACCGCCTGGAGATCCAGCACTTCTTCGAGACCTACAAGGACCTCGAGCCGGGCAAGTCGGTGGAGGACGCCGCGTGGGCCAACAAGGCCGCCGCGGAGGCCGAGATCGAGAAGTCGCGCCAGCGGCTGATCGAGGCCAAGGCCGCCGGCACGTACCACTGA
- the dacB gene encoding D-alanyl-D-alanine carboxypeptidase/D-alanyl-D-alanine endopeptidase has protein sequence MTGVPDVTQRSARRLVVRLAVVLAVLVAALIVALTVLGPFGDRQSTSPQEAIEPLTDRVPGAVLPDQESPDVLPSVDTDAPEVSATKLTQRMSKLIGSKDLGKSVSVDVLDPLTGEHLMGKATGTARAPASTAKLLTTAAALSALGPQTTLTTSAVTDGDTVYLIGGGDVLLGAGESDEDVVNGHAGLATLAEEAAAQLEQQGVDEVRVALDDTLFEGDAMAAGWSQSDVDNGYVAPVYAAEISAGRLKEGNYVPRSQDPGLAAAKTFAAALADAGVTVAGSVQRDQAPDDATSLAAVESSPLGDQVEFALDHSDNTVAEALGRLVAIDSGTGATFEDTGPAVLAELEEQGVPVDGATMADGSGLSADSRIPVETLTAVLALAAGDDGAQLRPMLTGMPIAGVSGTLAERFTATAEQDATGVVRAKTGTLSGVSSLAGTLVDADGRLLVFAVMADDVPSTTKAREALDAFAAGLVGCGC, from the coding sequence GTGACCGGCGTGCCTGACGTCACCCAGCGCTCGGCCCGGCGGCTCGTCGTCCGCCTCGCCGTGGTGCTCGCTGTTCTCGTCGCCGCACTGATCGTCGCCCTGACGGTACTTGGTCCTTTCGGCGATCGGCAGTCCACCTCCCCCCAAGAGGCCATAGAGCCCTTGACAGATCGGGTACCCGGCGCGGTGCTTCCTGACCAGGAATCGCCCGATGTGCTCCCCTCGGTGGACACTGACGCCCCCGAGGTCTCCGCGACGAAGCTCACACAGCGGATGAGCAAACTGATCGGGAGCAAGGACCTGGGCAAGTCGGTGTCGGTCGACGTGCTCGACCCGCTGACCGGTGAGCACCTGATGGGCAAGGCCACCGGCACCGCCCGGGCCCCGGCCTCCACCGCCAAGCTCCTCACCACCGCCGCCGCGCTGTCCGCGCTGGGCCCGCAGACCACCCTCACCACCTCCGCCGTCACCGACGGCGACACGGTGTACCTGATCGGCGGAGGCGACGTGCTGCTCGGCGCCGGGGAGAGCGACGAGGACGTGGTCAACGGCCACGCCGGGCTGGCCACGCTGGCCGAGGAGGCAGCGGCCCAGCTGGAGCAGCAGGGTGTGGACGAGGTGCGGGTGGCGCTCGACGACACGCTGTTCGAGGGCGACGCGATGGCCGCCGGCTGGAGCCAGTCCGACGTGGACAACGGCTACGTGGCCCCGGTCTACGCGGCCGAGATCAGTGCCGGGCGGCTCAAGGAGGGCAACTACGTGCCGCGCTCGCAGGACCCGGGCCTGGCCGCGGCGAAGACCTTCGCCGCGGCCCTGGCCGACGCCGGGGTGACGGTGGCCGGGTCGGTGCAGCGGGACCAGGCCCCCGACGACGCCACCTCGCTCGCCGCGGTGGAGTCGTCCCCGCTCGGCGACCAGGTGGAGTTCGCCCTGGACCACAGCGACAACACGGTGGCCGAGGCGCTGGGCCGGCTGGTCGCCATCGACTCCGGCACCGGCGCCACCTTCGAGGACACCGGCCCCGCCGTGCTGGCCGAGCTGGAGGAGCAGGGCGTGCCGGTGGACGGTGCCACGATGGCCGACGGCAGCGGGCTTTCCGCCGACAGCAGAATTCCGGTCGAGACGCTGACCGCGGTGCTGGCCCTGGCGGCCGGGGACGACGGCGCGCAGCTGCGCCCGATGCTCACCGGCATGCCGATCGCCGGTGTCTCAGGCACCCTCGCCGAGCGGTTCACGGCCACGGCCGAGCAGGACGCGACCGGCGTGGTGCGGGCCAAGACCGGCACCCTGAGCGGGGTCAGCTCGCTGGCCGGGACGCTGGTGGACGCCGACGGGCGGCTGCTGGTGTTCGCCGTGATGGCCGACGACGTGCCCTCCACCACCAAGGCCCGCGAGGCCCTGGACGCGTTCGCGGCGGGACTCGTGGGGTGCGGCTGCTGA
- a CDS encoding zinc-dependent metalloprotease: protein MAADPQNAPAPEPVDTMINWDLAARTAARVGKSGPDVTTLEAQEIVGRLREAAVTAHPHVQAVTGLSTRPGEGVYVVDRPGWARANIAAFRELLAPVMADLRDKNEERGKPLPGTRQTALGARVTGAEIGALLGVLSSRVLGQYDAFASPGRLLLIAPTIVAVERDLEVVPEDFRLWVCLHEETHRVQFTASDWLAGHLLGEVRGLIGELMLEPGQVADRFGQALRGLPEVIRGDGDGRSVLDAVQTPQQREKLARITAIMSLLEGHADVIMDDVGPQVVPTVAQIRQRFSRRRAGRGAIDQILRRLLGLDAKAKQYADGARFVRGVVKEVGMDGFNAVWTSPETLPRPEEINDPKAWVHRVHA, encoded by the coding sequence ATGGCAGCGGATCCGCAGAACGCACCGGCGCCCGAACCGGTCGACACGATGATCAACTGGGACCTGGCGGCCCGCACGGCCGCCCGGGTCGGCAAGTCGGGCCCCGACGTGACCACGCTGGAGGCCCAAGAGATCGTCGGCCGGCTGCGTGAGGCGGCGGTCACCGCGCACCCGCACGTGCAGGCGGTCACCGGGCTGAGCACCCGGCCGGGCGAGGGCGTCTACGTGGTCGACCGGCCAGGCTGGGCCCGGGCCAACATCGCGGCCTTCCGTGAGCTGCTGGCCCCGGTGATGGCCGACCTGCGGGACAAGAACGAGGAGCGGGGCAAGCCGCTGCCCGGCACCCGGCAGACGGCGCTCGGGGCCCGGGTCACCGGCGCCGAGATCGGCGCCCTGCTCGGGGTGCTGTCCAGCCGGGTGCTCGGCCAGTACGACGCGTTCGCCAGCCCGGGCCGGCTGCTGCTGATCGCCCCGACCATCGTGGCGGTGGAGCGCGACCTGGAGGTGGTGCCGGAGGACTTCCGGCTGTGGGTGTGCCTGCACGAGGAGACGCACCGGGTGCAGTTCACCGCCTCCGACTGGCTCGCCGGGCACCTGCTGGGCGAGGTGCGGGGGCTGATCGGCGAGCTCATGCTGGAGCCCGGTCAGGTGGCCGACCGGTTCGGCCAGGCCCTGCGCGGGCTGCCCGAGGTGATCCGCGGGGACGGCGACGGCCGTTCGGTGCTCGACGCGGTGCAGACCCCCCAGCAGCGCGAGAAGCTGGCCCGGATCACCGCGATCATGTCGCTGCTGGAGGGCCACGCCGACGTGATCATGGACGACGTCGGCCCGCAGGTGGTGCCCACGGTCGCGCAGATCCGTCAGCGGTTCAGCCGGCGCCGGGCCGGTCGCGGTGCGATCGACCAGATCCTGCGCCGCCTGCTCGGTCTCGACGCCAAGGCCAAGCAGTACGCCGACGGTGCGCGGTTCGTGCGCGGGGTGGTCAAGGAGGTCGGCATGGACGGCTTCAACGCGGTCTGGACCTCGCCGGAGACCCTGCCCCGGCCGGAGGAGATCAACGACCCGAAGGCCTGGGTGCACCGGGTGCATGCCTGA
- a CDS encoding tRNA lysidine(34) synthetase, which yields MPDPRTAVHVAVRDCLADLTRGGLSAGKAVVLVACSGGPDSLTLAAATASTARAHWFTAGAVVVDHGWSAEGSAASARAAGQCRELGLDPVELVPVDAGGPVSRDGSVARGGSVSRGSGSRGGPEAVARVARYAALEDAARRHGARAVLLGHTLDDQAETVLLGLGRGSGARSLAGMPARRGLFRRPFLGLRRTLVAEAGDALGLHPWHDPANDDPAYTRVRVRRLAGQLETALGAGTAEALARSADLLRDDADALDSLAADLLALARVAGGQVLRIDGEAVTAALEPLRAALPAVRRRALLAWAREVGCPGGALGHRHALALDRLVTTGRGQVALPGGRTAEVGRA from the coding sequence ATGCCTGACCCTCGCACCGCGGTGCACGTCGCCGTCCGGGACTGTCTGGCCGACCTCACGCGGGGTGGCCTAAGTGCGGGTAAGGCGGTGGTTCTGGTCGCGTGCAGCGGCGGTCCGGACTCCCTGACACTGGCCGCCGCCACCGCCTCCACGGCCCGGGCGCACTGGTTCACGGCGGGGGCGGTGGTGGTCGACCACGGCTGGTCGGCCGAGGGGTCCGCGGCCTCGGCGCGGGCTGCGGGGCAGTGCCGCGAGCTGGGGCTGGATCCGGTCGAGTTGGTACCGGTGGACGCCGGGGGCCCGGTTTCGCGGGACGGTTCGGTTGCGCGGGGCGGTTCGGTTTCGCGGGGTTCCGGTTCGCGGGGCGGGCCTGAGGCGGTGGCGCGGGTGGCGCGGTACGCCGCGCTCGAAGACGCCGCCCGACGGCACGGGGCGCGGGCGGTGCTGCTCGGTCACACCCTCGACGACCAGGCCGAGACCGTGCTGCTGGGACTCGGGCGCGGGTCCGGGGCCCGCAGCCTGGCCGGGATGCCCGCCCGCCGGGGCCTGTTCCGGCGGCCCTTCCTGGGACTGCGCCGGACCCTGGTGGCCGAGGCGGGTGACGCCCTCGGCCTGCACCCCTGGCACGACCCGGCGAACGACGACCCGGCCTACACCCGGGTGCGGGTGCGCCGTCTGGCCGGGCAGCTGGAGACGGCGCTCGGCGCGGGCACCGCCGAGGCGCTCGCCCGCAGCGCCGATCTGCTGCGTGACGACGCCGACGCCCTGGACTCGCTGGCCGCCGATCTGCTGGCTCTGGCCCGGGTGGCCGGAGGCCAGGTGCTCCGGATCGACGGTGAGGCGGTGACGGCCGCCCTGGAGCCGTTGCGCGCGGCGTTGCCGGCCGTCCGGCGCCGGGCCCTGCTGGCCTGGGCCCGTGAGGTGGGCTGTCCGGGCGGCGCTCTCGGCCACCGGCACGCGCTCGCCCTGGACCGGCTGGTGACGACCGGCCGGGGGCAGGTGGCCCTGCCGGGCGGCCGGACCGCCGAGGTCGGCCGGGCCTGA
- the hpt gene encoding hypoxanthine phosphoribosyltransferase, whose amino-acid sequence MDASDMGSDLEKVLLTEEQIQAKLSELAEQIEKDYAGQDVLLVGVLKGAIMVMADLSRALRSSWETDWMAVSSYGSGTKSSGVVRILKDLDRDISGRHVLIVEDIVDSGLTLSWLIANLSSRGPASVEVCTLLRKPDAMKVDLKVRYVGFDIPNEFVVGYGLDYAEKYRNLRVVGTLAEHVYSS is encoded by the coding sequence GTGGACGCCTCCGACATGGGCTCCGACCTGGAGAAGGTCCTGCTCACCGAGGAACAGATCCAGGCCAAGCTCAGCGAGCTGGCTGAGCAGATCGAGAAGGACTACGCCGGGCAGGACGTGCTCCTGGTCGGCGTGCTCAAGGGCGCCATCATGGTGATGGCCGACCTGAGCCGCGCCCTGCGCAGCAGCTGGGAGACCGACTGGATGGCGGTGTCGTCCTACGGCTCCGGCACCAAGTCGTCCGGGGTGGTGCGCATCCTGAAAGACCTGGACCGCGACATCAGCGGCCGGCACGTGCTGATCGTCGAGGACATCGTCGACTCCGGGCTCACGCTGTCCTGGCTGATCGCCAACCTGTCCTCGCGCGGCCCGGCCTCGGTCGAGGTCTGCACACTCCTGCGCAAGCCCGATGCGATGAAGGTGGACCTCAAGGTCCGCTACGTCGGGTTCGACATACCCAACGAGTTCGTGGTCGGCTACGGCCTCGACTATGCCGAGAAGTACCGCAACCTCCGCGTGGTGGGCACCCTGGCGGAGCACGTGTACTCGAGCTGA
- the ftsH gene encoding ATP-dependent zinc metalloprotease FtsH: protein MDVKRLTRGPAIWVIVFVVLLIIGARVFAPNQYKKIDTYQAVNLISQDKVVSAKLVDNDQRIELTLKSDAKIDGYDKVEANYISQRGDELVQLLKDNPPSEGYTDEVPSTSWWSSLLISFLPLVLLLAVFWFLMGQMQGGGSRVMNFGKSRARLVSKDTPKVTFADVAGADEAVEELHEIKEFLSEPAKFQAVGAKIPKGVLLYGQPGTGKTLLARAVAGEAGVPFYSISGSDFVEMFVGVGASRVRDLFQQAKENAPAIIFVDEIDAVGRHRGAGLGGGHDEREQTLNQLLVEMDGFDVKTNVILIAATNRPDILDPALLRPGRFDRQIAVEPPDMKGRTKILSVHAKGKPMAPDVDLEGVARRTPGFSGADLANVLNEAALLTARANARVIDDGALDEAIDRVIAGPQKRTRLMSEKERKITAYHEGGHALVAAALNNTEPVTKVTILPRGRALGYTMVLPQDDKYSTTRNEMLDQLAYALGGRVAEEIIFHDPTTGASNDIEKATGIARSMVTQHGMSERVGAIKLGRSSGEVFLGRDMGHERDYSEEVAGVVDDEVRRLIEAAHDEAYQALVENRDILDALVLALLEKETLNRAELAEIFGPVRKRPVRPVWLSSERRAVSDIPPVLSPAERRLVNGSNTAASANGHGAEYGELN, encoded by the coding sequence ATGGACGTCAAACGACTGACGCGGGGGCCGGCGATCTGGGTGATCGTCTTCGTGGTCCTGCTCATCATCGGGGCCCGCGTGTTCGCGCCCAATCAGTACAAGAAGATCGACACCTATCAAGCCGTCAACCTGATCTCCCAGGACAAGGTGGTCAGCGCGAAGCTGGTCGACAACGACCAGCGCATCGAGCTGACGCTGAAGAGCGACGCGAAGATCGACGGCTACGACAAGGTCGAGGCCAACTACATCTCGCAGCGCGGTGACGAGCTGGTCCAGCTGCTGAAAGACAACCCTCCCAGCGAGGGCTACACCGACGAGGTGCCCAGCACCTCGTGGTGGTCCAGCCTGCTGATCAGCTTCCTGCCGCTGGTGCTGCTGCTCGCGGTGTTCTGGTTCCTGATGGGCCAGATGCAGGGCGGCGGCTCGCGGGTGATGAACTTCGGCAAGTCCCGCGCCCGGCTGGTCAGCAAGGACACCCCCAAGGTCACCTTCGCCGACGTGGCGGGTGCCGACGAGGCGGTCGAGGAGCTCCACGAGATCAAGGAGTTCCTGTCCGAGCCGGCCAAGTTCCAGGCGGTCGGGGCCAAGATCCCCAAGGGCGTGCTGCTCTACGGTCAGCCCGGTACCGGTAAGACCCTGCTGGCCCGTGCGGTCGCGGGTGAGGCCGGGGTGCCGTTCTACTCGATCTCCGGTTCCGACTTCGTCGAGATGTTCGTCGGTGTCGGTGCCTCCCGGGTGCGTGACCTGTTCCAGCAGGCCAAGGAGAACGCCCCGGCGATCATCTTCGTCGACGAGATCGACGCGGTGGGCCGTCACCGTGGCGCCGGCCTCGGCGGTGGCCACGACGAGCGCGAGCAGACGCTGAACCAGCTGCTGGTCGAGATGGACGGCTTCGACGTCAAGACGAACGTCATCCTGATCGCGGCCACCAACCGGCCCGACATCCTCGACCCGGCCCTGCTGCGCCCGGGCCGCTTCGACCGGCAGATCGCGGTCGAGCCGCCGGACATGAAGGGCCGCACGAAGATCCTCAGCGTGCACGCCAAGGGCAAGCCGATGGCTCCCGACGTGGACCTCGAGGGCGTCGCCCGCCGCACCCCCGGGTTCAGCGGTGCCGACCTGGCCAACGTGCTGAACGAGGCCGCTCTGCTGACCGCCCGCGCCAACGCCCGGGTGATCGACGACGGGGCCCTCGACGAGGCGATCGACCGGGTCATCGCCGGGCCGCAGAAGCGCACCCGGCTGATGAGCGAGAAGGAACGCAAGATCACCGCGTACCACGAGGGTGGTCACGCGCTGGTGGCGGCGGCGCTGAACAACACCGAGCCGGTCACCAAGGTCACGATCCTGCCGCGCGGTCGCGCCCTCGGCTACACCATGGTGCTGCCGCAGGACGACAAGTACTCCACCACCCGCAACGAGATGCTCGACCAGCTGGCCTACGCGCTCGGCGGCCGGGTGGCGGAAGAGATCATCTTCCACGACCCGACCACCGGCGCCTCGAACGACATCGAGAAGGCCACGGGCATCGCCCGTTCCATGGTCACGCAGCACGGCATGTCCGAGCGGGTCGGGGCGATCAAGCTCGGCCGCAGCAGCGGTGAGGTCTTCCTCGGCCGCGACATGGGTCACGAGCGCGACTACTCCGAAGAGGTGGCCGGGGTCGTCGACGACGAGGTGCGTCGCCTGATCGAGGCCGCTCACGACGAGGCCTACCAGGCCCTGGTCGAGAACCGCGACATCCTCGACGCCCTGGTGCTGGCCCTGCTCGAGAAGGAGACCCTGAACCGGGCCGAGCTGGCCGAGATCTTCGGCCCGGTGCGCAAGCGCCCGGTGCGCCCGGTCTGGCTGTCCAGCGAGCGCCGCGCCGTGTCCGACATCCCGCCGGTGCTCAGCCCGGCGGAGCGCCGGCTGGTGAACGGCAGCAACACCGCCGCCTCGGCGAACGGGCACGGCGCCGAGTACGGAGAGCTCAACTAG